DNA sequence from the Oryza brachyantha chromosome 5, ObraRS2, whole genome shotgun sequence genome:
GTTTCTTGTTGTTGATCGCAGATGGCACAAGCACTTGATTGGGTTATGCCTTTCATCGCCAGGTTGTGTTTGGTGGGGAGCCTTTCCTTCGTAGCTAGCCAGAGGAAGAATTGCACTTTCAGCGGAGCTCTGTTGTGCCAGATGGAGTGGTGATTTTTGCATGGTTCGATGGAGTCCACTAGATTTGAGTATGTGTACCGGGTGGTTAGTGGCTTCCCGTTGTTAGCTACTCTGACGTCGTTTCCTTCTTGTAATTCGAAGGTTGACAGTAACTGAAGTAAGGGGAACAATTTTGATGTGAGAACCTCACTGTAAGTGAATGATGGTCATGGAAGCTAGAATTTCgatcataattttttggcGAAACAATTTTAATCAGCGCAGCCCATTCAGTGATTCAGATAAGGTGTGAGCACAGCAGAATCAAATTCAGAACGCCGAGGGAGACTCACGACGCGGCATCGCTCGGAGATGAGCACGGCATCGGCCGCGGCCCACCTGCCGCGCGACGCCCAGTCTCGGGGCTggccagctcgccgccgccacggggGGAACCCGGCGACCGCTCCAGGTCCACGGCCGGCATCCTCCTCGTCTCCATCATATTCATCGACCGGAAGCTCCAGATCTAGAATCCTCCAGGGTTATTTTTtaccccacccccccccccccccccccccccccccccgcccccaGAGTATgcaaaatcagaaaaaaaaaaaaaacagaagtgGCCGAAATGGCAAAACAAATATTGATCTCACGTTCGAAGTGGCATATCTGTTGGATTGTTTGGCTATGGGGATCATcgtttgcttttttttggaaaaaaagtttggttttctgaggaagaaaaaaaaggcaaatggTATGTTTGcaagtaaaaaattatgaataaaatttttatatatgtattcgtaGCGATCAAAAAGCATAGGATGGAAATAAGCTCCattaaaaatctccaaaatgaactccaaatttaatgttgagaattcaaattttgttttgctcATATTTCTTGTATTatcgttaaatatatataaattctgcACGAGAGCTGCTGAATTTTGTAATATGTTTTACAGATAAAAATCTGTAATGTGTCAGCTAACAACTGAGCCATGCACATGCATAGAAATTGTTGTTAGTCTACTGGTACAACATGCAACAATTTTCACAGATGAGCCAGGGGCCACATCGGACGGTCCATATACGTACGCATACACACAACGGGATGATCCGTGGGCACGAATCTCGAAGCGCCCAGTCCTGCATCAGTCGTGCAGCATCCTCTGCTTGATCATCTCCGCGCGCAGGTCGGCAGCGTCCACCTCCTTGGTGCCAGTCACCGGCCGGTAGTAGCCGGTCTCCGGGTCCGGCTCCCAGAACGCCGTCTTctcctccgtcgtcgtcgccatcgccgtggtGACGTCCTTCGCCACCGTGCCGAGCTTCACCGCCTTGTCCTCGATAATCTTGGCGGATCCTTCCACTGTGGTTATCGCGGCCGACATTCCTCTTCTACACCACCATGTATTCCATAAGACTCGATGTaattactatataattttagcaATTTCACAATCTAACCTATTTTGAATGCAAGAATTTCCGTGTTGCATGAGATGGCTATAGTTTTTTAGAGAGATGGTATTTTCACCTTTGTGCCAGCATGAAAACACAGCTAGATACGACCCGCGCCATTCAATTGGAATAAATTGAATGTCAACTATAATGCTCTCTTGTAATATGTTGTCGTCGTTATTCTTTTTCTACCTTTGAAAGAAGATAAATCACCATTCCCACAAGGGGCTAATATAGTcgaaaagaagagaaatggAGGAGGCTGAATGCCTGATAAAGGAGCAACAAAACAATGAGAGGCTGTTAGGGCAATTCGGAGTCCAAAACCGAAGGCGGCCTCATTGACCGCCACATGTCAGAGACACGTTTTTTCTCTGGCTTATTATTAGGGCTTATTACAGCGTCCGTAGGCAGTGCGAGGAAATGTTTACAGGCTGAAGTGTGGGCCAGATGGGCTGGACCATCAGCCCAAGGCCATTGCACGAGAGAAATTGGGCCTCCTTCTAGTTGATGGGCCTTGATGTTCCCAAGGCCCAAAATAGTTGAGATCTTGTGATTTATTTCAGTAGGAAAATTAATCTGCCTTGTCCTTGCACCGCGCTTGATCACAAAGgacctaaaaaaaattttgttaggTGCAATTTATATGGTATAACGTAGGCCTAACTAAATCCCTATCGAGGCCGGTAGCCTGAGACAAAAAGGGAACATTACAATCTATGTATTGCAGCTAGTAGAGACGAGTTTAACGAGTACTCtctatgttttaaaatataattatttatgatatttaaatcttgtattaaaatataaatattttgaatactTTTCGCAATACTACTTGtctcattaattattaatcatttattttttcctatttaacCTCGTATATCCTCCCACAACCATTTATGACCAGCCAGGAGGTggctccaccaccaccggtgGGAGTGATGGGTGAAGGGCAGCTTCCCAGGTGTATGAGAAGGTAGGCTGTAGTAGAGGGGAGAATGGTGAGGTTGACATCGTTGGTAACCAACATGAGAGTGGTTAATTATGGTGGGGTTTGCATGGCTGACGGTGGCTAAACTATGGTGATGGTGACACTGTAACCTAGGCCATGttcttttctctatatatattggaGTTTTCACAGACACACTTGCTGAGCATCTAAGACCGGTCTCAATGTATAGTTTCGTGGCACACTTATTAAGATTGTAAATAGTTAACTGAGCTACATGAGTTTTATGAGGATGAAACAcatctctcatctcatgaaactctcTTATTTAATGATCCTGCCAAGTAAGCAATTTTGCTAACGTAGCacttatttaatgtgcatgacaccCCTATGAAACATGCGTTAAGACTGGTCTTTCTTGAAATTTTACCGTAGTTAATGTATTCGTTTGACCCCCTCAAATAGCTATTAGAAAATCAGTTAatctaaaaatccaaaatctttCAAAGGTTTTAAACGGCACCACTAGTGACCACTAGATGTACAAGTGCATGGCGTGTTAGGTTGGTATATAGTAGGGTGGATGAGTCAAATGTTATCAATGGTTGTGGAAATGGATTGGGGAATGCCGGAATGGTATGCAAATGTTCTATCCTACAACAAACGAATGAATAATATTTgaagaataaagataattggaAGTGTTAGTATTCATCTAAATAGTATTTGTCGAGGCTGCTTTTTTAGACACTAAATCTAAACTCAACAActtgcatatataatttttcttggGATGAGATACACAatgttttaagatttttaaagaaaattatatatg
Encoded proteins:
- the LOC107304257 gene encoding protein SENESCENCE-ASSOCIATED GENE 21, mitochondrial-like, with protein sequence MARVVSSCVFMLAQRRGMSAAITTVEGSAKIIEDKAVKLGTVAKDVTTAMATTTEEKTAFWEPDPETGYYRPVTGTKEVDAADLRAEMIKQRMLHD